One window of the Trifolium pratense cultivar HEN17-A07 linkage group LG2, ARS_RC_1.1, whole genome shotgun sequence genome contains the following:
- the LOC123908318 gene encoding probable acyl-activating enzyme 16, chloroplastic isoform X1, protein MPKAKVDSKPADNSVALAVDNPEMFNRIAKAFNLKASMRFIILLLGEKSNLVNEGNKEVPIFTFTEVINFGKESRRSLFESHNARKHYVFEAIKSDDIATLVYTSGTTGNPKGVMLTHQNLLHQIKFYSDIVPAEVGDRFLSMLPPWHAYERACEYFIFSRGVDQVYTTVRNLKDDLGHYQPHYLISVPLVYESLYSGIQRQISTSSLVRKLVALTFIRVSLGYMECKRIYEKEEIDKGCQMG, encoded by the exons AATCCAGAAATGTTTAATCGGATTGCAAAAGCGTTTAATTTGAAGGCTTCAATGAGATTTATTATTCTTCTGTTGGGAGAAAAATCAAACCTGGTCAATGAAGGAAACAAGGAAGTGCCAATCTTTACATTCACGGAAGTCATAAATTTTGGAAAAGAGAGCCGCAGGTCATTGTTTGAGTCTCATAATGCTA GGAAGCACTATGTGTTTGAAGCAATAAAATCTGACGACATTGCTACCCTTGTATACACAAGTGGAACTACTGGAAATCCAAAAGGTGTTATGCTAACCCATCAGAATCTTTTGCATCAG attaaattttattcgGACATTGTACCTGCTGAAGTTGGGGACAGATTTCTAAGCATGCTGCCTCCTTGGCATGCATATGAAAGAGCTTGTGAGTATTTCATTTTCTCACGCGGTGTTGACCAAGTATATACAACTGTGAGAAACTTGAAG GATGATTTGGGACATTACCAGCCGCATTACTTGATTTCCGTTCCTTTAGTTTATGAGTCTTTGTACAG TGGGATCCAGAGGCAGATTTCTACAAGCTCCCTTGTTAGAAAGCTTGTTGCACTGACATTCATAAGGGTCAGCTTAGGGTACATGGAATGTAAGCGAATTTATGAG aaagaagaaatcgATAAGGGCTGTCAAATGGGATAA
- the LOC123908318 gene encoding probable acyl-activating enzyme 16, chloroplastic isoform X2, which translates to MFNRIAKAFNLKASMRFIILLLGEKSNLVNEGNKEVPIFTFTEVINFGKESRRSLFESHNARKHYVFEAIKSDDIATLVYTSGTTGNPKGVMLTHQNLLHQIKFYSDIVPAEVGDRFLSMLPPWHAYERACEYFIFSRGVDQVYTTVRNLKDDLGHYQPHYLISVPLVYESLYSGIQRQISTSSLVRKLVALTFIRVSLGYMECKRIYEKEEIDKGCQMG; encoded by the exons ATGTTTAATCGGATTGCAAAAGCGTTTAATTTGAAGGCTTCAATGAGATTTATTATTCTTCTGTTGGGAGAAAAATCAAACCTGGTCAATGAAGGAAACAAGGAAGTGCCAATCTTTACATTCACGGAAGTCATAAATTTTGGAAAAGAGAGCCGCAGGTCATTGTTTGAGTCTCATAATGCTA GGAAGCACTATGTGTTTGAAGCAATAAAATCTGACGACATTGCTACCCTTGTATACACAAGTGGAACTACTGGAAATCCAAAAGGTGTTATGCTAACCCATCAGAATCTTTTGCATCAG attaaattttattcgGACATTGTACCTGCTGAAGTTGGGGACAGATTTCTAAGCATGCTGCCTCCTTGGCATGCATATGAAAGAGCTTGTGAGTATTTCATTTTCTCACGCGGTGTTGACCAAGTATATACAACTGTGAGAAACTTGAAG GATGATTTGGGACATTACCAGCCGCATTACTTGATTTCCGTTCCTTTAGTTTATGAGTCTTTGTACAG TGGGATCCAGAGGCAGATTTCTACAAGCTCCCTTGTTAGAAAGCTTGTTGCACTGACATTCATAAGGGTCAGCTTAGGGTACATGGAATGTAAGCGAATTTATGAG aaagaagaaatcgATAAGGGCTGTCAAATGGGATAA